The DNA window TGGAAGAACTCATTTGATCTCACAGATCACGGACATATTACATTTATTCTGCCTTTCGAATCTAATCTTTATCATCGGACTTTTGGGATGGAGATATATTTACGATTTTAGAATACGAATTGCTGGAGGTTTTTCTTTCGGGATCATATGTTATATCCTTCTTTCTTTGGATCCGGATTTAAAGATCCCTTATTCTATTCGTGTTTTTTTATTTGCAGGTCTTATTAGTTTACCTTTTTTCTTTTGGATGATCAGTCTCGCAATCTTCGAGGATCATTTTGAGATTAAATATTGGTATTGGCTTTTACTTCTAAGTAAGGTGGGAGTTTCCGCTTGGTCAGTTTATCCTGTGCTGGATCTGATCAATATGAGGGGGCCTATCGTTTCGGAAACTGTTCTTGCTCATATAATTATTCCTACTCTTCTATCCTTGGGCTTTGTAGTGGCCGCAATCATCCGGATCTATGCAGGAAGAAAGGACGATCTTGTAGAAACAAGAAGAAGGTTACGTGAAGTCCATATTCTGATGACCGGAAGTGTAATTACTTTTAATATGTTCTCTCACCTCATTTTAAGAGGTAAGGTCTTATCTGAAATTTTAGATTTAGCAAATGTGGTCTTTGCCTGGGGACTCATACTTGCATTTATGTATTTGGTCTTCGAATTGAAAGAAGGTCTCGTGGACCCAAGACCAGAAGAGTCAGGAGACAAAGAAGAAAAAGCAGTATATGCAGATCCTGCATTGAAGAAAAAATTAGTCTCTGCATTCGAAGAAACAAAACTTTATAGAAAAGAAGGTCTGACAATCGGGCAGCTTGCAGAAGATTTAGAAGTGCAAGAATACAAACTCAGAAGGTTGATCAATCAAGCAATGGGTTTTAGGAATTTTCCAGACTTCTTAAATCGTTATAGGATCCAAGAGGCTTGTGAAATTCTTTTGGATTCGGGAAAGGATGAGATCCCTATTATCAGAGTAGCTATGGATTTGGGTTATCAATCTCTCGGTCCTTTCAATCGCGCATTTAAAGAACTTACCGGAGTCACTCCAACCGAATTCCGCCGCAATCGTGGCAGGGATGAAACTTTAAAAAGTACTGCCGATTTTGAAATCAGCTAGAGATTTTTAAAATTCAGGTAGGCTTACTATCGTCCTATCGTGTAAACTGTGTCTACACGGAGAGAATAGGATGAACGAGATCGTGGATCAAATGGGCTATACAGCCTATTATTTTCTTACCTTAGGGATATTATGGTTTCGCTATATTTTAATGGCCGGGATTGCTTATGTTTTTATCTGGTTGATCTTTAAAGACAAGCTTAAGCATAAAATTATCCAGAAAAGACTTCCAGAAAAAGACAAAATTACTCACGAGCTTAAATATTCAGCGATCACTCTTTTGATCTTCGCTGCTTCCGGAATTTTGGTAGTTTTAATGAAGAAGGCCGGCTGGACTTTTATCTACGATAAGGTAGAAGACTATGGTGTTCCTTATCTTCTATTTAGCATTATTGCTTTAATATTCCTCCATGATACTTATTTTTATTGGACTCATAGGATGATGCATCATCCTCTTCTTTTCAAAAGAATGCATTTGGTCCATCATAAGTCAACAAACCCTTCTCCTTGGGCGGCATTCTCTTTTCATCCATATGAAGCAGTGGTAGAAGCGGGAATTGTTCCGCTCGTGATCTTATTCTTGCCTGTGCATACAACTGCACTTGTGATATTTTTCTTTTATAGTAATTTTTTGAATGTATTAGGACATCTTTCTTTCGAACTTTTCCCAAAAGGATTTATAGAAAATAGAATATTAAGACTTCATAATTCTACTACTCATCATAATATGCACCATAAATATTTTAACTGTAACTACAGTTTATATTTTAATATTTGGGATAGGATAATGGGGACGAATCACGAGAATTATTTCGATACTTTCCGAGAAGTAACTCATCGAGAGCCCGAAGTAGTGGAAGATTCAAATTTGGGAGAAGTGAAGGTTCAGGGGATTTAGGGGCGAATAAACGATATGAAGAACTATTGCAACGTGAATAGTTTGTATCTTTATGTTGGAATTCCAACAAGAGAAAAGGTGTAAAATTTGATTGTTAAGATTGCGATTTTGTGATATAGGCGAATGAGCTCTCCCACGAGCCACTCCCCCCACCCAAAGCTTAGGGTGGGGGCGCCCTTAAACCCATGTAGGAACTCCTACAAAAAAATCCTTAACCACAATCCTAATAAGAAGCTGGAAATCTTATTCTGGTAACAGTCCCTTGCTCAGAAGAAAGATCCAACACAGAACCCTTTAACTGCTTCGTCAAAAGATCCACAAGTTCCAAACCCATGGAATCTTCTGATTTAGGCTCCGAGGATTTACCTTTTCCATTATCAGTAACATCCAAATGGATCCAATTTCCATCCTTATAAAAAGAGATCTTGATGATCTTTTCTTCTGAATGTTTTTTAATAGAGAATGCATGTTTTAGAACATTGGTGACTAACTCATTCAGGATCAAACCGATTGGGATTGCAGAATTCTGTTTGATCGGAAGGGATTCACAATTCAGGAAAATTTGGATCTCTTCTTTTTTATGGCCGAATGATTTGAGAAGACTATCCACAAGTCTGCTTACAAACTCTGGAAAAAACTCGTCACTGATCCTATGTTTTCCATACAAAGATTCATGAACATAGGCCATAGATAAGATCCTATTTTGGGATTCTGTCAGAACCTGAGTTGGATTACTCGCTTCTACTTGTTCCAGTTGGATGGAAAGTAAACTGGATAAGACTTGCAGATAGTTTTTAACTCTATGATGGACTTCCTTGAGTAAGATATCCTTTTCGTGAAGAGCGTTCGCCATAATTTCCTCTGCAAGTTTTGCTTGAGTGAAGTCTGTGATAAAACCTTCTAAAGCGATTAATTCCCCATTATCACCTTTAACTGCAGAACCTTGCTCGAATGCCCACCGCATTTCTCCGCTTCTTTTATGGATCCGATATACGAGTCTATATGTAATATTCTTATTTACTGCCTCCGTAACTTCATGAAATACTCTTTCTGCATCTTCTGGATGAATGATCTCTCCAAAAGAAATTGTACGGTTGGAAACAAAATCGGAAGGAGAGTAACCAGTAAGTTCGAAACAACCGTCACTGATAAATTCCATAGTCCAGTTGGGATCATAAGCACAACGATATGCGATACCCGGAAGGTTGCGGATCAAAGTAGAAAGTTGCCTTTCACTTTCTTTTAATGCGGTTTCCGTTTTTTTATAATAAGTAATATCAGTGCACATGGCAAGTGCACCTTCGTAATTACCTTGAGAGTCGAAGACTGGATTTGTAGACATCAAAAGCCAAACCACTTCTCCATCTGGTCGTTTGAAAAAGAAATCATGAACTTCTGCTTGCCCTTGTTTTCTTTCTTCCAGTCTTTTGTTCACTAAATCGTTATTATCTATTGATATAAAATCGAATAAACTTTTACCAATCAGTTCTTTTTCGCTTACTCCTAAAAATTCAGCCATTTTAGAATTTACGAATTTAGTTTTGGCATCTTTATCAATCAGCCAAATTCCTTCTAATGTTGTATCTACTATTTTTTTGTAATTTCCTTCCGTTTTAGAAAGAGCAGCTTTCGTTTCTTCAAAGAATACTAAAAGTATTACGATCGCAGAAGAAAATCTAAACAAGCCTGCCAGAAAATATCCTATAAAACCAAACTCAGGATGGAATCTTAAAAAGGGATAATTAAGAACATGAAGACCCCAGAGAATAAAGATCCAACCTGCGATAATCTTTCCTAAACTAGGAATTAGGTTTTTAGTTCTAAGAAAAATAACCCCAGTATAAATTTGAGACCCGCCTATTAATATATAGATAGGCCAGATCATATAAGGATCTTTAGTCTTCTCTATATCCAGATACAATGCCCAAAGACCAGCCGAGCCAAATAAAATTTGAAAAGGTTTGGAGAATGATTTATTTAAAAAATATAAACATCCTAAAAATTGGAAGAGCGCTCTGATAAAATCAATGGAGAAGGAAGGGAAATATTTGTAAGAGTCTACTCCTCCTACTTGCATAATATTTCCTAAATAACCTAAAAGATGGAATACCCAACAGATGGACCAGGCAAGCAAAGCCTTCTGTCCTTCTTTTTTATACAAATATAGGTAAATAAAAAATAGAAAGAAGGCGGAAGGCGTAGCCGCGATGATGGTGGGTAATAACCAAGGATGAGTCACGATGCCTTCAGTCGTTTACCGAAAACAGGTTTCGGTTAAGTCCGATTATTTTTTAATAAGACGAAATTCTTTGAAACAATAATCTCCGTTTTGGTGTTTAATTTCTTTGATCGGTTCTAAGGTAATTCCTAAACTTTCTGCTCTAGAAAGGACCTTTGGAGGCAGGTTACAAGAAGGTCCTACATACACAGC is part of the Leptospira saintgironsiae genome and encodes:
- a CDS encoding AraC family transcriptional regulator, which produces MISQITDILHLFCLSNLIFIIGLLGWRYIYDFRIRIAGGFSFGIICYILLSLDPDLKIPYSIRVFLFAGLISLPFFFWMISLAIFEDHFEIKYWYWLLLLSKVGVSAWSVYPVLDLINMRGPIVSETVLAHIIIPTLLSLGFVVAAIIRIYAGRKDDLVETRRRLREVHILMTGSVITFNMFSHLILRGKVLSEILDLANVVFAWGLILAFMYLVFELKEGLVDPRPEESGDKEEKAVYADPALKKKLVSAFEETKLYRKEGLTIGQLAEDLEVQEYKLRRLINQAMGFRNFPDFLNRYRIQEACEILLDSGKDEIPIIRVAMDLGYQSLGPFNRAFKELTGVTPTEFRRNRGRDETLKSTADFEIS
- a CDS encoding PAS domain S-box protein translates to MTHPWLLPTIIAATPSAFFLFFIYLYLYKKEGQKALLAWSICWVFHLLGYLGNIMQVGGVDSYKYFPSFSIDFIRALFQFLGCLYFLNKSFSKPFQILFGSAGLWALYLDIEKTKDPYMIWPIYILIGGSQIYTGVIFLRTKNLIPSLGKIIAGWIFILWGLHVLNYPFLRFHPEFGFIGYFLAGLFRFSSAIVILLVFFEETKAALSKTEGNYKKIVDTTLEGIWLIDKDAKTKFVNSKMAEFLGVSEKELIGKSLFDFISIDNNDLVNKRLEERKQGQAEVHDFFFKRPDGEVVWLLMSTNPVFDSQGNYEGALAMCTDITYYKKTETALKESERQLSTLIRNLPGIAYRCAYDPNWTMEFISDGCFELTGYSPSDFVSNRTISFGEIIHPEDAERVFHEVTEAVNKNITYRLVYRIHKRSGEMRWAFEQGSAVKGDNGELIALEGFITDFTQAKLAEEIMANALHEKDILLKEVHHRVKNYLQVLSSLLSIQLEQVEASNPTQVLTESQNRILSMAYVHESLYGKHRISDEFFPEFVSRLVDSLLKSFGHKKEEIQIFLNCESLPIKQNSAIPIGLILNELVTNVLKHAFSIKKHSEEKIIKISFYKDGNWIHLDVTDNGKGKSSEPKSEDSMGLELVDLLTKQLKGSVLDLSSEQGTVTRIRFPASY
- a CDS encoding sterol desaturase family protein, which translates into the protein MNEIVDQMGYTAYYFLTLGILWFRYILMAGIAYVFIWLIFKDKLKHKIIQKRLPEKDKITHELKYSAITLLIFAASGILVVLMKKAGWTFIYDKVEDYGVPYLLFSIIALIFLHDTYFYWTHRMMHHPLLFKRMHLVHHKSTNPSPWAAFSFHPYEAVVEAGIVPLVILFLPVHTTALVIFFFYSNFLNVLGHLSFELFPKGFIENRILRLHNSTTHHNMHHKYFNCNYSLYFNIWDRIMGTNHENYFDTFREVTHREPEVVEDSNLGEVKVQGI